A window from Acidobacteriota bacterium encodes these proteins:
- a CDS encoding TonB-dependent receptor, producing MRIRAGAVLLMCCLAIAGPALSQPRQAELAGTIRDDSGGAVVGAVVTVRSVASGVAATAVTDGRGAYRVPALVAGDYVVEASRPGFRSEPMRISIGAAESRTLDLTVAVASVAETVTVTRADQELAVVPQAIDVVTEVDVQPGQRRVSLSESLRGIPGVFAHDRGNYSESFGVRLSLRAPVRGVGIGVRGVQMVQDGVPLTLADGTTQPTNIDLGSAGRIEVIRGPSAVLYGNSAGGVVTLSSEIPPARALLVQPDLQFGSEGYQRQQVKLAGTSGRVGYLVNASRMETDGFRQHSHAESRQANVVVRAAMSASTDVRGVFNLFDMPFAESPSTVGLEDARLRPRAVRQIAIDQGFGEASTQGQGGLTMEHRFAAGGVLRATGWGMWRDVWNPIPGRVVDLWRTGGGFRTELGGSTTRTAVPITWIAGIDTSLQRDDSLELANEGVAGGGRTRTGDLLVDQLERVRSLAPFGQVTLAPHARWTITAGLRYDNYRFEADDHLLANGDQSGGRTLDAFSPTVGVTYAAMSGLNVYGNAATAYETPTTQELSNRPTGEGGFNTELEPEDLVSYEGGVRGFVPRWRLRFDVAGYVSTLKNALVQYQREDEQDFYRNAGESSRKGVELVLEWRPAPRLAARIAYTYQRFRFVRFATDAGDYSGHREPGAPPQQLFGSLSYEAAWGLRATADARWVDAYPANNANTFSNWAFTVVDVRLAWTRGIGWLGARPFLGIDNLFDERYNGSIVPNAFGDRFYEPSAGRALYGGLTFGR from the coding sequence ATGAGGATTCGCGCCGGTGCCGTTCTCTTGATGTGCTGCCTTGCGATCGCGGGCCCGGCGCTGTCGCAGCCGCGTCAGGCCGAGCTTGCCGGCACGATCAGGGACGACAGCGGTGGGGCAGTCGTTGGCGCCGTCGTCACCGTCCGGTCGGTCGCTTCCGGCGTGGCGGCGACGGCCGTCACGGACGGTCGAGGGGCGTACCGCGTGCCTGCGCTCGTGGCGGGCGACTACGTGGTGGAGGCTAGCCGCCCCGGCTTTCGCAGCGAGCCGATGCGGATCTCGATCGGTGCCGCCGAGTCACGCACGCTCGACCTCACCGTTGCGGTCGCGTCGGTCGCCGAAACCGTGACGGTCACGCGCGCCGATCAGGAGTTGGCGGTCGTCCCTCAGGCGATCGACGTCGTGACCGAGGTCGACGTGCAGCCGGGGCAGCGTCGCGTATCGCTCAGCGAAAGCCTGCGTGGCATCCCTGGCGTGTTCGCTCACGACCGCGGCAACTACAGCGAGTCGTTCGGCGTCAGGCTGTCGCTGCGCGCACCGGTGCGCGGCGTCGGGATTGGCGTGCGTGGCGTCCAGATGGTGCAGGACGGTGTGCCGCTCACATTGGCGGACGGAACGACGCAACCGACGAACATCGACCTGGGATCTGCGGGCCGCATCGAAGTCATCCGCGGTCCGAGCGCCGTGCTCTACGGCAACTCGGCGGGCGGCGTCGTGACGCTGTCGAGCGAGATCCCACCGGCCCGCGCGCTCCTCGTGCAGCCCGATCTCCAGTTCGGCAGCGAGGGCTATCAGCGGCAGCAGGTGAAGCTGGCCGGCACGTCGGGCCGGGTAGGCTATCTCGTGAACGCGAGCCGCATGGAGACCGATGGCTTCCGGCAGCACAGCCATGCCGAGTCCCGCCAGGCGAACGTCGTCGTCCGCGCGGCGATGTCCGCGTCGACCGACGTGCGAGGCGTGTTCAACCTCTTCGACATGCCGTTTGCCGAGAGCCCCAGCACCGTCGGTCTCGAGGACGCGCGCCTTCGGCCGCGAGCCGTCCGGCAGATCGCGATCGACCAGGGGTTCGGCGAAGCGTCCACACAAGGGCAGGGCGGCCTGACGATGGAACATCGCTTTGCCGCGGGAGGTGTGCTGCGCGCGACCGGTTGGGGCATGTGGCGAGACGTCTGGAATCCGATCCCCGGTCGCGTGGTCGATCTCTGGCGGACTGGCGGAGGATTCCGTACGGAGCTCGGCGGATCGACCACGCGCACCGCCGTGCCGATCACGTGGATCGCCGGGATCGACACGTCGCTCCAGCGCGACGACTCGCTCGAGCTCGCCAACGAGGGCGTCGCCGGCGGCGGCCGCACGCGCACCGGCGACCTGCTCGTCGATCAGCTCGAGCGCGTGCGATCGCTCGCGCCGTTCGGGCAAGTCACGCTGGCGCCGCACGCCCGTTGGACGATCACGGCGGGTCTCCGCTACGACAACTACCGGTTCGAGGCGGACGATCATCTGTTGGCGAACGGCGACCAGTCGGGCGGCCGCACGCTCGACGCGTTCAGCCCGACCGTGGGCGTCACCTACGCGGCGATGTCGGGGCTCAACGTCTACGGCAACGCCGCGACCGCCTACGAAACGCCGACGACGCAGGAGCTGTCGAACCGGCCGACGGGGGAGGGCGGCTTCAACACGGAGCTGGAGCCTGAGGATCTCGTCTCCTACGAGGGCGGCGTGCGCGGGTTCGTTCCGCGCTGGCGGTTGCGGTTCGACGTGGCCGGTTACGTCTCGACGCTGAAGAACGCGCTCGTGCAGTACCAGCGCGAAGACGAGCAGGACTTCTACCGGAACGCCGGCGAGTCGTCGCGCAAGGGCGTCGAGCTCGTGCTGGAGTGGCGGCCGGCGCCGCGGCTGGCGGCGCGAATCGCCTACACGTATCAACGGTTCCGGTTCGTGCGGTTCGCGACCGACGCCGGCGACTACTCGGGTCACCGCGAGCCCGGCGCGCCGCCGCAGCAGCTCTTCGGCAGCCTCTCCTACGAAGCCGCGTGGGGGCTGCGCGCCACCGCGGACGCACGGTGGGTGGACGCGTATCCGGCGAACAACGCGAACACGTTCTCGAACTGGGCATTCACGGTCGTGGACGTGCGGCTCGCCTGGACGCGCGGGATCGGCTGGCTCGGCGCGCGGCCCTTCCTTGGGATCGACAACCTTTTCGACGAGCGGTACAACGGGTCGATCGTGCCGAATGCCTTCGGCGATCGATTTTACGAACCGTCGGCGGGTCGAGCGCTGTACGGCGGCCTCACGTTCGGCAGATGA
- a CDS encoding GNAT family N-acetyltransferase, which produces MKIDFSDVRLVAATPGDAEAIAALHTESWRSAYRGLVPDAYLAGPIVEDRRQVWTARLAVPDAAQLVLKAVEDDQLVGFTCVLRDADPAWGPLLDNLHVRPGRRGRGIGAALLHAARQWSATVSPGQPMHLWVIEGNVRARRFYDREHGRVVERRDIELTAGIVTPALRYVWE; this is translated from the coding sequence GTGAAGATCGACTTCAGCGATGTCCGTCTCGTCGCCGCGACGCCCGGCGATGCGGAGGCGATTGCGGCGCTGCACACGGAGAGCTGGCGCAGCGCCTATCGCGGGCTCGTCCCGGACGCCTACCTCGCCGGTCCGATCGTCGAGGACCGGCGGCAGGTCTGGACGGCGCGCCTGGCCGTGCCGGACGCCGCGCAGTTGGTGCTGAAGGCCGTCGAGGACGACCAGCTCGTCGGCTTCACCTGCGTGCTGCGCGACGCCGATCCGGCCTGGGGACCCCTCCTCGACAACCTGCACGTGCGCCCCGGCCGCCGCGGCCGCGGCATCGGCGCCGCGCTTCTCCACGCCGCACGCCAGTGGTCGGCCACCGTCTCGCCGGGCCAGCCCATGCACCTCTGGGTCATCGAAGGGAACGTCCGCGCGCGGCGCTTCTACGACCGCGAGCACGGTCGCGTCGTGGAGCGCCGCGACATCGAGCTGACTGCCGGCATCGTCACGCCGGCGCTGCGGTATGTGTGGGAGTGA
- a CDS encoding slipin family protein, whose product MLTVAAGGAWSLAAGTPLPILVFAALGLVLMQSPQVASQWERAVVLRLGRFVGLRGPGLFWIAPFVDRVPTWIDQRTITTSFAAEQTLTSDTVPVNVDAVLFWMVHDAEKAALEVQDYSQAVSWAAQTALRDIIGRTTLTDLLRGRERIEGELQQLIDTRSNPWGVTVSSVEMRDVVIPGALQDAMLREAQAAREKQARIILGQAELEIAQSFAEAAKSYHENPTALHLRAMNMLYEGLKEKGALMLVPSSAVESMGMGGLMGAAALRQATLTGGDVVTGVENKPASQAKEA is encoded by the coding sequence ATGCTCACGGTCGCCGCCGGCGGTGCCTGGTCGTTGGCGGCCGGTACCCCGCTGCCGATCCTGGTGTTCGCAGCGCTCGGCCTCGTGCTGATGCAGTCGCCGCAGGTCGCCTCACAGTGGGAGCGGGCCGTGGTGCTGCGGCTGGGGCGGTTCGTCGGCTTGCGCGGCCCCGGGTTGTTCTGGATCGCGCCGTTCGTGGATCGTGTGCCGACGTGGATCGATCAGCGTACGATCACGACGAGCTTCGCCGCCGAACAGACGCTCACGTCCGACACCGTACCGGTCAACGTCGACGCGGTGCTGTTCTGGATGGTGCACGATGCCGAGAAGGCGGCGCTCGAAGTCCAGGACTACTCGCAGGCGGTGAGCTGGGCCGCGCAGACCGCGTTGCGCGACATCATCGGCCGCACGACCCTGACCGATCTGCTGCGCGGCCGCGAGCGCATCGAGGGCGAGCTGCAGCAGCTCATCGACACGCGCTCCAATCCGTGGGGCGTCACCGTGTCGTCGGTCGAAATGCGCGACGTCGTGATTCCGGGCGCGCTTCAGGACGCGATGTTGCGCGAGGCTCAGGCCGCACGCGAGAAGCAGGCCCGCATCATTCTCGGCCAGGCCGAGCTCGAGATCGCCCAGTCGTTCGCCGAGGCGGCCAAGTCGTACCACGAGAACCCCACCGCCCTGCACCTCAGGGCCATGAACATGCTGTACGAAGGGCTGAAGGAGAAGGGCGCGCTGATGCTGGTGCCGAGCAGCGCGGTCGAATCCATGGGGATGGGCGGCCTGATGGGCGCGGCGGCGCTGCGGCAGGCGACGCTCACGGGCGGCGACGTCGTGACGGGGGTCGAGAACAAGCCTGCGAGCCAGGCAAAGGAGGCGTGA
- a CDS encoding GntR family transcriptional regulator, with protein sequence MALITLDPGDRTPIYAQLERGLRAAIATGRLRPGDQLPTVRQLAVELRINANTVARVYVDLERAGVIETRRGVGSFVAATPAQAHPPREHQRRLHAFVTRVLADADRAGLTIDELMATLDSHRKEGT encoded by the coding sequence GTGGCGCTGATCACGCTGGATCCGGGCGACCGAACGCCCATCTACGCGCAGCTCGAACGCGGGTTGCGCGCGGCGATCGCCACCGGCCGGCTCCGGCCTGGCGACCAGCTTCCAACCGTCCGGCAGCTCGCCGTCGAGCTGCGCATCAACGCCAACACGGTCGCGCGGGTCTACGTGGACCTCGAGCGGGCGGGCGTGATCGAGACGCGGCGGGGCGTCGGCTCGTTCGTCGCCGCGACGCCGGCGCAGGCCCATCCGCCGCGCGAGCACCAGCGCCGGCTGCATGCGTTCGTCACGCGCGTGCTGGCCGACGCCGATCGCGCCGGCCTCACGATCGACGAGCTGATGGCGACGCTCGACTCTCACCGAAAGGAAGGGACGTAG
- a CDS encoding DUF2207 domain-containing protein, translating into MIRQLGCVGRAAMLAALGAVACRPAPAALLERLDVHVGVTADGGVEVVETATARFPVAGAVFERAIDGTWADEMSLMSATIDGAPLAAAGDVQFAASAGKALGVRVTARGPSTVAREIALRYRVEGGVGLEGPRGLLTLPIVRADRREAIGHVTGTLELPIGIEPLDGSGVAEAGWTVERRPRGLFAARDSLPPGEGATLMAQFEIQRGAVPEPAWQRHQVQARNLAPAFISGGLFILVIGAGVLWIIRLQYATKARDAVVAERAEVRRGLWFAGLACLGLALLTAIAAHWLLGHLGPWPQALPISIFVVGAGFLVVHRRWV; encoded by the coding sequence ATGATCCGCCAGCTTGGTTGCGTGGGCCGCGCGGCGATGCTCGCCGCGCTGGGTGCCGTCGCGTGCCGCCCCGCGCCCGCGGCGCTCCTCGAGCGGCTCGACGTGCACGTCGGCGTCACTGCCGATGGCGGTGTCGAGGTCGTCGAGACCGCGACGGCCCGATTCCCGGTCGCGGGTGCGGTGTTCGAGCGGGCCATCGACGGCACGTGGGCCGACGAGATGTCGCTCATGTCCGCGACGATTGACGGCGCGCCGCTTGCCGCAGCCGGCGATGTGCAGTTCGCGGCGTCGGCCGGCAAAGCGCTGGGCGTCCGCGTGACGGCGCGCGGGCCGTCCACCGTGGCGCGCGAGATCGCGCTTCGGTACCGAGTCGAGGGCGGTGTCGGATTGGAGGGGCCGCGCGGCCTGCTGACGCTGCCGATCGTTCGCGCCGATCGGCGCGAAGCGATCGGGCACGTGACGGGGACGCTCGAGCTGCCAATCGGCATCGAGCCGCTCGACGGGTCCGGCGTGGCCGAGGCGGGGTGGACGGTCGAGCGGCGTCCGCGGGGACTGTTCGCCGCGCGCGACAGCCTGCCGCCAGGCGAAGGCGCGACCCTGATGGCGCAGTTCGAGATCCAGCGCGGCGCCGTGCCGGAGCCCGCATGGCAGCGCCATCAGGTGCAGGCGCGGAACCTCGCGCCCGCGTTCATCTCCGGTGGGCTCTTCATCCTGGTGATCGGCGCAGGCGTGCTCTGGATCATCCGGCTGCAGTATGCGACGAAGGCCAGAGATGCGGTCGTCGCCGAGCGCGCGGAAGTCCGGCGCGGCCTCTGGTTCGCCGGCCTGGCGTGCCTCGGGCTGGCGCTGCTCACGGCCATCGCGGCGCACTGGCTGCTCGGGCATCTCGGCCCTTGGCCGCAGGCGTTGCCGATCAGCATCTTCGTCGTCGGTGCCGGTTTCCTGGTCGTGCATCGGCGGTGGGTGTAG
- the rsgA gene encoding ribosome small subunit-dependent GTPase A, with amino-acid sequence MADDALGPLGWTAARAEAFEPWRREELVPGRVSLEHNHVYRVLTADGEVLAEAAGRLKHEAQARAHLPVVGDWVALRLEPAGPRSQIRAVLPRTSAFARKSAGRTTEAQIVAANIDTVFVVFALDERFSVRAIERYLVAARLSGAVPVIVLNKADLAGDPAALRDDVRRTVGDVRVCTVSARTGAGLDALEAYLVDGRTAALLGPSGVGKSSLVNRLVGAEMLPTGDVRTWDARGRHTSVHRQLVRRAAGGLIIDTPGMRELQLWDPEGVADAFEDVAELSASCRFRDCRHDREPGCAVKAAVEAGALDAHRYANFLKLQAEQTEIERRREERARETPERQVKARPRGPTTPKDGRPGR; translated from the coding sequence ATGGCTGACGACGCCCTGGGCCCGCTCGGCTGGACGGCGGCGCGGGCCGAGGCGTTCGAGCCGTGGCGGCGCGAGGAGCTCGTGCCCGGTCGGGTTTCGCTCGAACACAACCATGTCTACCGGGTGCTGACGGCGGACGGCGAGGTCCTGGCGGAGGCGGCCGGGCGGCTCAAACACGAGGCGCAGGCGCGCGCGCACCTGCCGGTCGTCGGCGACTGGGTCGCGCTCCGTCTCGAGCCGGCCGGACCGCGCAGCCAGATCCGCGCCGTGCTGCCGCGCACGAGCGCCTTCGCGCGCAAGAGCGCCGGCCGCACGACGGAGGCGCAGATCGTGGCCGCCAACATCGACACCGTCTTCGTCGTCTTCGCGCTCGACGAGCGGTTCAGCGTGCGCGCGATCGAACGGTACCTCGTCGCGGCGCGTCTCAGCGGTGCCGTGCCGGTGATCGTGCTCAACAAAGCCGATCTCGCCGGCGATCCAGCCGCGTTGCGCGACGACGTGCGTCGCACCGTCGGTGACGTGCGAGTCTGCACGGTCAGCGCTCGGACAGGCGCCGGGCTGGACGCGCTGGAGGCGTACCTGGTCGACGGTCGGACCGCGGCGCTCCTCGGGCCATCGGGCGTCGGCAAGTCGTCGCTCGTCAACCGCCTCGTCGGCGCCGAGATGCTGCCGACCGGCGACGTCCGCACCTGGGACGCGCGCGGCCGCCACACGAGCGTCCACCGGCAGCTCGTGCGGCGGGCGGCTGGCGGGCTGATCATCGACACGCCCGGCATGCGCGAGTTGCAGCTCTGGGATCCGGAAGGCGTCGCCGATGCGTTCGAGGACGTGGCCGAGCTGTCCGCGTCGTGCCGCTTCCGCGACTGCCGGCACGACCGTGAGCCGGGATGCGCCGTCAAGGCGGCCGTCGAAGCCGGCGCGCTCGACGCACACCGCTACGCCAACTTCCTGAAGCTGCAGGCCGAGCAGACCGAGATCGAGCGCCGCCGCGAAGAGCGCGCGCGGGAGACGCCCGAACGTCAGGTGAAAGCGCGGCCGCGCGGTCCGACCACGCCGAAAGACGGCCGGCCCGGCCGATGA
- the hpt gene encoding hypoxanthine phosphoribosyltransferase, with protein MPDLLISRAAIADRVSAIASAMCRDIGGPVHCVAVLNGAFIFLADLMRACDGPVTCDFLAVASYGAGQRSSGEVRITKDLDQSIEDRDVVIVEDIVDTGRTLSFLLATLRARGPRSLRTACLLDKRSRREVDVHVDYVGFVIPDRFVVGYGMDFDSRFRNLPDISVLDG; from the coding sequence ATGCCCGACCTGCTGATCTCCCGCGCGGCGATCGCTGATCGCGTGTCGGCCATCGCCTCGGCGATGTGCCGCGACATCGGCGGTCCGGTCCATTGCGTGGCGGTGCTGAACGGTGCGTTCATCTTCCTCGCGGATCTGATGCGGGCGTGCGACGGGCCGGTGACCTGTGACTTCCTTGCGGTCGCCAGCTACGGCGCGGGGCAGCGATCGTCGGGAGAAGTCCGCATCACGAAGGACCTCGACCAGTCGATCGAGGACCGCGACGTCGTCATCGTCGAAGACATCGTGGACACGGGGCGGACGCTGTCGTTCCTGCTCGCGACGCTGCGGGCGCGGGGGCCGCGATCGTTGCGCACGGCGTGTCTGCTCGACAAACGATCGCGCCGCGAAGTGGACGTCCACGTCGACTACGTCGGCTTCGTCATCCCGGACCGCTTCGTCGTCGGCTACGGCATGGACTTCGACAGCCGCTTCCGGAACCTCCCGGACATCTCCGTGCTCGATGGCTGA
- a CDS encoding YtxH domain-containing protein: protein MSNHGSSAGTVLVSFVLGAIAGAAVALLYAPAAGEDLRRKLAEKAREGRERAEALAEEGREFFDRQRDTIASAVERGREAYEKVRKESL from the coding sequence ATGTCGAACCACGGAAGTTCCGCAGGGACGGTGCTCGTCTCGTTCGTCCTCGGCGCGATTGCCGGCGCAGCGGTGGCGCTGCTGTACGCGCCGGCCGCCGGCGAGGATCTGCGGCGGAAGCTCGCCGAGAAAGCCCGCGAAGGCCGGGAGCGAGCCGAGGCGCTGGCCGAGGAAGGGCGCGAGTTCTTCGATCGTCAGCGCGACACGATCGCGTCCGCCGTCGAGCGTGGCCGCGAGGCGTACGAGAAGGTGCGGAAGGAGAGCCTGTGA
- a CDS encoding MCE family protein, with translation MPRTRSIAWSQLKVGIIGVVAFALTSFLIFQVGGEGGFWQSRYPLKARFTDIAGLKAGAVVRLNGKEVGTVTSVEFAGTQLEAVFELLEAVRPLVTTEATAAVGSLSLLGEPIIDLKGRPGGRPLNDWEYVKASASAASMADLTSTASASLEQLNQLLADARAGRGTLGKLVADDALYNEMQAFVTSAGDLTRTLNSGRGTLGALLKDPSVHDTLRASLANVQTMTARINSGQGALGRFLNDEAMGRSMSAASSNVEQITGRLTRGEGTAGKLLTDQQLYDRLNSMAGRVDEVVNGLNAGRGTAGQLLQDRALYENMNRAVTELRDLLGEIKKDPRKYLRVNVSIF, from the coding sequence ATGCCACGCACACGTTCCATCGCCTGGTCCCAGTTGAAAGTCGGCATCATCGGGGTCGTTGCCTTCGCGCTCACCAGCTTCCTGATCTTCCAGGTGGGCGGTGAGGGAGGATTCTGGCAGAGCCGCTATCCCCTGAAGGCGCGGTTCACCGACATCGCCGGCCTCAAGGCCGGTGCCGTGGTCCGGCTCAACGGCAAAGAGGTGGGGACCGTGACGAGCGTGGAGTTCGCCGGCACGCAGCTCGAGGCGGTCTTCGAGCTGCTCGAGGCAGTGCGGCCGCTCGTGACGACCGAGGCCACGGCGGCCGTCGGATCGCTCAGCCTGCTCGGCGAGCCCATCATCGATCTGAAAGGACGGCCAGGCGGCCGGCCGCTGAACGACTGGGAGTACGTGAAGGCGAGCGCGTCGGCCGCATCGATGGCGGATCTGACGAGCACGGCGTCGGCGAGCCTCGAGCAGTTGAACCAACTGCTCGCCGACGCGCGCGCGGGCCGCGGCACGCTCGGCAAGCTCGTGGCCGACGATGCGCTGTACAACGAGATGCAGGCGTTCGTCACCTCGGCCGGTGACCTCACGCGGACGCTCAACAGCGGGCGGGGGACGCTCGGGGCGCTCCTGAAGGACCCGTCCGTGCACGACACGCTGCGCGCCTCGCTCGCCAACGTCCAGACCATGACCGCGCGCATCAACAGCGGGCAGGGCGCGCTCGGCCGTTTCCTGAACGACGAGGCGATGGGACGGTCGATGTCGGCCGCCTCGTCCAACGTCGAGCAGATCACCGGCAGGCTGACTCGGGGCGAAGGGACGGCCGGCAAGCTGCTCACCGACCAGCAACTGTACGACCGGCTCAACAGCATGGCCGGCCGCGTGGACGAGGTCGTCAACGGCCTCAACGCGGGGCGCGGCACGGCCGGCCAACTGCTGCAGGACCGGGCCCTTTATGAGAACATGAACCGCGCGGTCACCGAGTTGCGAGATCTGCTCGGGGAGATCAAGAAGGATCCGCGGAAATACCTGCGCGTCAACGTCAGCATCTTCTGA
- a CDS encoding ATP-binding cassette domain-containing protein: MTSAPRAAAVAAPAADDAPIPAVRFDRVTLAFDDKVILRDVSFTLLPGRLKVILGASGAGKSTILRLLLGLLRPDAGRIFVHGERVDELSESALMAVRQRLGMVFQEGALFDSLTVRENVGYRLYEETDQPLAEVDARVMEVLGFVGLAEFADRMPSELSGGQRRRVAIARAMTSRPQIMLYDEATTGLDPITALTVDQEIIKLRDLEGVSSIVVTHQLRDAFFVATHEAVRRGDAIAIVPVAPDHAERSEFIVLRDGRIAFEGTAGELRATTDTYLREFLS, encoded by the coding sequence ATGACGTCCGCGCCTCGCGCCGCCGCCGTGGCCGCACCGGCAGCCGACGACGCGCCGATTCCGGCCGTCCGGTTCGATCGCGTCACGCTGGCCTTCGACGACAAGGTGATCCTTCGCGACGTGAGCTTCACGCTGCTGCCCGGCCGGCTGAAGGTCATTCTCGGCGCGAGCGGGGCGGGGAAGTCCACGATTCTGCGGCTGTTGCTGGGCCTGCTGCGGCCGGACGCCGGGCGCATCTTCGTCCATGGCGAACGCGTGGACGAGCTGAGCGAGTCGGCCCTCATGGCCGTGCGCCAGCGGCTCGGCATGGTCTTTCAGGAGGGCGCCCTCTTCGACTCGCTCACCGTGCGCGAGAACGTCGGCTACCGGCTGTACGAGGAGACCGATCAGCCGCTCGCCGAGGTGGACGCGCGCGTCATGGAGGTGCTGGGCTTCGTCGGGCTCGCGGAGTTCGCCGACCGGATGCCGTCGGAGCTGTCGGGCGGCCAGCGGCGACGTGTGGCGATCGCCCGCGCCATGACCTCGCGGCCGCAGATCATGCTGTACGACGAGGCGACGACCGGCCTCGATCCGATCACGGCGCTCACCGTGGACCAGGAGATCATCAAGCTCCGCGATCTCGAGGGCGTCAGCTCGATCGTGGTCACGCACCAGTTGCGCGATGCGTTCTTCGTGGCGACGCACGAGGCCGTTCGGCGCGGCGACGCGATTGCGATCGTGCCCGTGGCGCCGGACCACGCCGAGCGCTCGGAGTTCATCGTGCTGCGCGACGGCCGCATTGCGTTCGAGGGAACCGCCGGCGAGCTGCGGGCCACGACCGACACGTACCTGAGGGAGTTCTTGAGCTAG
- a CDS encoding ABC transporter permease, whose amino-acid sequence MATAGGWLKRAVLEVQEYLLLVGQVGRALVTRPIYARDIVEQLDTIGIGSLTVVVLTGLFTGMVLALQTGMTLDRFGARSVVGQLVSASMLRELGPVLTALMVTGRVGSGIAAELGSMVVTEQIAALRSLGTDPIRKLVVPRVVAGLVMVPVLTVVSDAVGMIGGMVISVMQLRVAASIYWANVYEGLYLDDIWMGLVKPVIFGFALVSIGCYLGLRAHGGTQGVGRATTQAVVAASVAVLVLDFLITKFLMAVLY is encoded by the coding sequence GTGGCGACGGCGGGCGGCTGGCTCAAGCGTGCCGTGTTGGAGGTGCAGGAGTACCTGCTGCTCGTCGGGCAGGTGGGCCGCGCGCTCGTCACGCGGCCGATCTACGCGCGTGACATCGTCGAGCAGCTCGACACGATCGGGATCGGCTCGCTCACCGTCGTCGTCCTGACGGGCTTGTTCACCGGCATGGTCCTGGCGCTCCAGACCGGGATGACGCTCGACCGGTTCGGCGCCCGGTCGGTCGTCGGCCAGCTCGTGAGCGCGTCCATGCTGCGCGAGCTCGGCCCGGTGCTGACGGCCCTGATGGTCACGGGCCGCGTCGGGTCCGGCATCGCAGCGGAGCTCGGGTCGATGGTCGTGACCGAGCAGATCGCGGCGCTGCGGTCGCTCGGCACCGATCCGATCCGCAAGCTCGTCGTGCCGCGCGTCGTGGCCGGGCTCGTGATGGTGCCGGTGCTCACGGTCGTCAGCGATGCCGTGGGGATGATCGGCGGGATGGTCATCTCGGTCATGCAGCTTCGCGTGGCGGCGAGCATCTACTGGGCGAACGTCTACGAGGGCCTGTACCTCGACGACATCTGGATGGGGCTGGTCAAGCCCGTGATCTTCGGGTTCGCGCTCGTGTCGATCGGCTGCTACCTCGGCCTGCGCGCGCACGGCGGCACCCAGGGCGTCGGCCGGGCGACGACGCAAGCGGTGGTCGCGGCGTCGGTGGCCGTGCTCGTGCTCGACTTCCTGATCACGAAGTTCCTCATGGCGGTCCTGTACTGA